The following is a genomic window from Pyricularia oryzae 70-15 chromosome 5, whole genome shotgun sequence.
AGTTGGCCGAAACCGTGGCGAGGGTCGAATAGTGGTTATAGAACATGGAGTCGTTTGTACCACGCAGCTTCTCGTCGACTGCTCCACCCATAAGGACTGTGAAGACCCGGTTCTGGATGGTGTAGACCTCGCTTTCGTCAAAGGTAAGAATGATGAGGGTACGGTTCATGAAGTACTCATTCTTCAGCAGCGGCTCGAGGAAACTCTTGGTCCAACGAGCGGCAACTTTGTAGTTCGAGTCATGGCCGTCGTCGGTCTAAATTTTAAAACATCACAGTCAGCAACACAACTTGATATTGAACGGCATATAAGTGACATCGTCAAAGTATCAAACTCACCATCTGTAGTAAACAGCAAAAGATGGGGTTAGTATAATGGTTCCACTTCATTTCATCTGGCTTCACACAGCCAGGGGGTTCAGAGGGGATGTGGAAGAGACTCACATTGGGGGTTATGAAGGACCATTGTGGCAATTGCTTCTTCTCCAGATCCTCTTCAAAGCTGGTAAAGTTCTTGATCTGAGATGCACGGTCGGGGTTGTTGGCAATGTTGTCAAAGAGAATCAGGGGGTTGTGCTTGCGCATGTACGCGTTGGCAAAGGTCTTCTGGTTGGAAAAGTTGAAACCCTGGAAGCCGGCGTATGGCATGTCCTCCTGATAAGCACCCCAAGAGATCTTTTTGGTGTCGAGTAGATCAACCACAGTGCTGATGTTCTCGGGAAAGCGGTAGAAGTCACCAGATTCCAACCCAAAGGTGTCACCGGATATAGAGGCAGCATAGTTGGGCTGACTGGGATGCGTCACAGCAAAGTAGTTTTCAAGGAGGATTCCTTGGCTAGCAACCCATTTGAAGTTTTCATCCCCAGCTGCCGCCTGCGTGGAGAGATGGAGTGTATTTGTTAGTCATTGATGTATGCGACTGTTGTGCAATCTGCCTTGGGTCCCAGGCAAGGAGTCTACCCCAGGAAAACAACAACGTACCTGGAAGTTTGTGTTTTCGAGCCATATCTGGACAATCCGGTCAAATGCGACTCCTTTAACGTCGGAAGTCGGCGAGGAAACCTTGGCAATCGCTTGAGTAGCTATTATCTCCTGGAGCGAAGGCGAGATTTCCTTTTGAGCCGGCCTGCCCTTTTCGACAACTGGTGGTCCAGTATGATCAGCAGTAGCCGGCGCCAGTAAGCTGGCgagggcggtggcggcaACATATAACCTCATTGTGGCGAAATTATCCGGGAATAGCGTCGTAGTATTAAAAGATGACGAGTATCGAACCCAAAAAGACAAGCCGCTTGGCAAGGAATTATTAGATGCGCTCTGACCCGTTTGCTACCTTTGATGCAGTCGAATGTGACACAGCAAGGTGATGTGAATCGGATTTGACGGACACTTCACTGCGATGAATGAGTAGTTGCAAACTCCGAGGTCGGGAACAGAGGCTTCAACAATTCTGGGTTGCCAGTGAGATTAGCCAGGGCCAATTAAGCGAACAAAAACGGGATGATATCGCTCTTTAAGAAACCCTAGGAAAAgacaagagaaagaaaaaaaatctgaAAAAGCAAGCCCGATTTCAGTGTGTCCGGCAAGGAAGCGGCCTGGAAAATGGCTAAGATGAGGCCCAGTTCGAAGTAGGGTCGGCCTGGAATCGCTCAGCACCGGCCACTGGGATCCAGGATCCCACTGACTGGGGGCACAATCTGACCCTTATATTGTCAATGACATGGCCACGCCAGGCAGCTGGTATGAAGGGTCCAACGGACCAGATTGGCTCAGCCTCTGCCGAATTGGAAGTTATTAGGGGGGGACTCCCATGCAACAAGCCACAAGGAACGCAGCTAAGATACGACGTAGGGATGTGGGAGTTGGAGGTGTGTGGAGCCCCCCGATCGCCTAGTCTGGACTTTGGATGTCAACTACATAAATGACCAGGGTACGAGAAGCAGGTTCGTCTGATTTTTTGTGCGCCTGCGTTGTTGTAATCGAGACGCATTATGTCTTGTGTTTAAAGCTTTTTTGCAACAGTGGTCTGACTGAGCTTGCGAGGCTTCTAAGAtttattttaattgcaggAGGCTTTTCCAAACGTCTGTTCTAAAACGTCGCCACGTTATAGTACTGCGTAGAAAGGGGTGCGTTCGGCACTGGCTGCTAGCTGCACTGGGGATGTTTCTTTGATCGACAGAAAAACAAGCTCAAGCTTGGCCCTAACCCCCGATTGGTCTGGTTCCAGAAAGGGAAGTGGGGTCAGATGGTGCGCAGTAAGCTTTAGTGTGCGTGTCTCTGTGATGCTTCTTAAATTAGTGCATGACAATCCTTACTGGGTACGGGCTGAGCGCAAGCGGTGGTCGGCAGTCTTGACTCGCGACCGGACATGG
Proteins encoded in this region:
- a CDS encoding acid phosphatase: MRLYVAATALASLLAPATADHTGPPVVEKGRPAQKEISPSLQEIIATQAIAKVSSPTSDVKGVAFDRIVQIWLENTNFQAAAGDENFKWVASQGILLENYFAVTHPSQPNYAASISGDTFGLESGDFYRFPENISTVVDLLDTKKISWGAYQEDMPYAGFQGFNFSNQKTFANAYMRKHNPLILFDNIANNPDRASQIKNFTSFEEDLEKKQLPQWSFITPNTDDGHDSNYKVAARWTKSFLEPLLKNEYFMNRTLIILTFDESEVYTIQNRVFTVLMGGAVDEKLRGTNDSMFYNHYSTLATVSANWGLPSLGRWDCGSNILSMVANKTGYKNVMPDLPKLFFNETYPGPASQKRYTPGWWPVPDTTSSCSHGNGVLASVKDTWKNLPGPAYNYSDAFPYDQRTNLNTAAPAIKGSMSVVGPVAEGSSGSSSGQKKNGGASSAVGRTTVCLGASALLLTLIF